The genomic region CATTCGGTCACCGTGGAGGCCAACGTCGGTCCCGGCTTGCCGGGGATGCACATTGTCGGCCTCGGGGACAAAGCTGTCGGGGAGTCCCGGGACCGGATCCGCACCGCGGTGGCCAACTCGGGCTTGCCGTGGCCGCGGACGAAGATCATGGTCTCGCTCTCACCGGCCAACTTGCCGAAAGCCGGCTCACAATTCGATCTCCCTATCGCGCTGGCCGTTTTGGCCAGCATGGATCCGGTTATCGAGCGTCGCCTCAAGGGCTGCCTGGTAGTCGGCGAACTGGGGTTGAGTGGCCAGCTCAGGCGTGTCGACGGCATTTTGCAGATCATCCTCGATGCCCTCCACAGCGTCCCGCTCCGAACCATCGAGCACATCGTCATTCCCGCCGGTAACGCTCAAGAAGCGGCATTGGTTGGCCACCCCAGTGTGCGGATTGCGCAGAGTCTCACCGAAGCGTGGCAATGGCTCGCGGGGGAGCGGGAACTGCCCGGCTTGGAGAAGGTCGACCACGTCGTGCGTTCGGTCCCGGTTGCCGATTTCCGGGATGTCGTCGGGCAAGAGCAAGAGCGCCGCGCTTTCGAGATCGCTGCCGCCGGGGCGCACCACATTCTCATGATCGGCGCACCGGGTTCGGGCAAATCCATGCTGGCCGAGCGGTTGCCGTCCATCCTGCCCGAGCTTTCGTCACAGCAAGTCGTCGAGGCCACCGCGATTCATTCCATTTCCGGGGAGTCGAGTGGTGAGGTGATAGGGCAAGCTCCCTTTGTGGCGCCGCATCCGTCGTTAAGCAAGGCGGCGCTGATTGGTGGTGGTTCCGGGATTCCGCGACCGGGTGCCGTGAGCCACGCGCATCATGGCGTGCTGTTTCTCGACGAAGTCAGCGAGATCCCTGCCGACACCCTCGACGGGCTGCGCGTGCCGCTGGAAAAGGGGGAAGTTCGGCTTACCCGGGCGCGCCGGGAGGTGGTGTACCCGGCGAACTTTCAGCTGGTCATGGCGGCGAATCCATGCCGTTGCGGGGTGGACGTGCCGGAGAAGTGCACCTGCCGGCCGATGGAACGCGTTAACTATCTGCGCAATGTGTCGGGCCCGCTGCGTGATCGCGTCGATATCTCGCTCAGGACGTCTTCGGTCGGGGCGGTGGTGGGCAGGGCCGACAACGAACCGTCGGAAGCGATCGCGCAGCGAGTGCTGGCGGCGCGTGACCGGGCCAAGCACCGGTGGGAGAAAGCAGGCGTGCGCGCGGCAACCAATTCGCGCGTTGCGGGGGCGACATTGCGGCGGCACTTTCCGGCGGATGACGCCGGCATGGCGGTGATTGAGGGTGCCTTGGCGAATGGCGACATCACGCAGCGGGGAGTCGACCGGATCCTGCGTCTGTCGTGGACCATCGCCGATCTCGCGGGCGCGGAGCGGCCGAGCCTGGAGCACGTTTTCGATGCGCTGGAACTGCGCGCATCCAAGGAGAGGGGAGTACTGGTATGAGTGCATCGAAACTTGAGTCGTGGGCTTATCTGAACCGAGTCGTGGAGGGGCCCAACCGGCACCTGCTGGCGCACTTGAACGCCGGGCGTGATGCCGACGAGATCGCTCATGGGATCCGCACCCGCGCGAGTTGGCTGGGGGAGCTGGGTCCTGCGACAGAATCGCGCTACACCTGGGACCGCCCCGCCGAGGACCTGGAGGAGGCCGCGCAGCACGGATACTCGTTGATCACCCCGGAGCATCCGGAGTGGCCCGCCGATGAGATCGCAGCGTCATTCGGCAGCGCGTTGAGCAAGCAGGAGCGAGGGTTGGGACCGGCTGCCGACGAAGAGCCCCTCCCGCCTGAGGGGTACCCACCGCACTCATTGTGGGCGCGGGGCAATACGAACCTGGCGCAGTTATTCGCGCAGTCGGTGGGGATCGTCGGCACGCGAGCGGCGAGCGCCTACGGCCACCATGCAACCGCCGACTTGTGTACCGGTCTTGCGCGGCATAGGTACACGATCGTGTCCGGCGGGGCGCTGGGCATTGACACCGTCGCCCACGAGACCGCGTTGAACAACCAGGCGTTGACCGTTGTTGTGGCCGCGTGCGGGCCGGGGCAGATCTACCCGAAGCGCAACGGCAAGCTCTTCGACCGGATCGCGGCCGAGGGCGGGGCCATTGTCACCGAGTACCCGCCTGGAATGACTCCGGACCGGCACCGATTCCTGACTCGAAACCGGCTCGTGGCGGCGCTGACCCAAGGGTCGATCGTCGTCGAGGCTGCGTTCCGGTCGGGCGCGTTAAACACGCTGAAATGGGTGAAGACGTACAACCGCGTTCCCCTCGCAGTGCCGGGGCCAATCCTGGGGCCGGGCTCGCTGGGAACGAATCTGGCCATCAGAAACGACAGGGCTGACATGGTGCTCAGTGCCGACGATGCGCACCAGCAGCTCGGTGCGATCGGCTCCACTGATGCCGATGGACAGTTGGAGATCGACTTCGAGGCAGACGCGATCCAGAAGCTCTCCCGCAACGAGCTGCGCGTCTACGACTCGCTGCCAGTGGCCGGAGCGGGCGGAATCGACGCCGAGGCCGTTGCCCAGGCGAGCGGGTTCACAATCGCCCTCGCAGTTCACTTGCTTATGGACCTGCACAAGAAAGGGCTCGTGGTCAGGAAAGGGAAGATGTGGGAAAGGAGTGAGAGCTAGACGGCAGCGCGGCACTTTCGCGTGTGAAGCGCCGCGCTGGCTGCTGCATTTTCGTGCCGTCCACGCGTCAAGTAACACCTGCAACAGCAGTAACAGCTGAACTGGGTGTTTGTAGAGGCGATTTCAACGGCACGAAAATGCGAAAAATATTATGGGTTTCCATTGTTAGCCGAGCTGGGGTGCAGCGCAGGACCGGATGTTGGGCTGGCGATGATTTACCGGGTCTGAAACTTTTGGCTGCCGGGCAGCGTCGTTCTGGCATAATTCCGGTGTGCTTTCACTTGCTGCACTATTCGGATTCGGTCTCGCGGTGGCGCCGCTCGTGGTCACGCCGGGTGCGAGCTTCACTTTGGTCAGTGCCCGCGGTCTGGCAGGGGATCGTCGCGGAGCTCGGGCGGTCATTGCGGGCACTGCCCTGGGAATTCTCACGCACGGTCTCTTTGCTGGTGTCGGGCTCGCAGCGGTGGTGATGCGTTCCGCTGAGGCTTATCAAATACTGCGCCTAGTCGGCGCGGTGTACCTCGTAGCGCTTGGCTCGCTCTTGGTAGTCCGAGCTGCTCGCGGGCAAGGATCCAGCACGGCCGTTGTTCGTCCTCCAGCAAAAAACGCAGCGAAAGAAATTGGGCGTGCGTACCTCGCTAATGTGCTGAACGTAAAAGCGGCTACCGTGTATCTCACGTTGGCTCCGCAGTTTGTGCCCGTCCAATCTGTCGGGGTGGGATCGATGGTCACTCTCGCCTTCGTGCATGTCTTAGTGATGGCCGCGTGGTTAGGGCTCTGGTCGACTGGTTTGGTGGCCATGTCAGCTCGATTCAACATCGCCACATGGAAAAGGCGGATTGATCTGGCCGGCGGGGCGGTCCTGGTCTTCTTGGGTGTTCGCTCAGCAAGGCCGTGAACCTGAATCGGGGCATGCGCGGATGTTCCGGAAAGCGGAATCGGCAGTCTTATACTTCCACTGAAGATGAGAAGTAGAGTTCCGGAGGTTGGGCGATGGCGCAGTTAGAAGAGGCTATCGATGACTTCGCTGATCACGCGCTGCTGGTCAAAGGCCGCTCCGAGGCGACAGTCAAGGGCTACCGCAGCGACCTGCGCACCTTGGCCGAGGTTGCTCCGACCTTCGACGATTTCACCCTCATCGCCCTGCGCGGGTGGCTCGCCGACGCGATGCGGCAGGGCCTTGCGCGCTCCACAATGGCGCGGCGTACCGCCGCAGCGCGAAGCTTTTCGACGTGGGCGTACGAGCGCGGCTACCTCGACTCCGATGTCGCAGCGCGGCTGGTGACTCCCCAGATCAACCGTCACCTGCCTGATGTGGTGACTTCATCGCGTGCGGGCGAGCTCGTCGAGGCGGAAATCAATCCTGACTCCGACGGACCAGAAGCCGCACGTGACCGGGCCATGCTCGAGCTGATGTACGCGACAGGCATGCGTGTCGCGGAGCTGACGGGGCTGGATGTTGATGATGTCGATACCAAGCAGGGGCTCGCCCGCGTCACCGGAAAAGGCAACAAACAGCGGGTTGTGCCGTTTGGGGAGCGTGCCACGGCAGCCATCGAGGAATGGAAGACCCGCCGCACGGAACTCGTGAGTGACAAGAGCGGACACGCGCTGTTTCTCGGCTCCCGTGGCGGGCGGATTGATCAGCGGCAAGTCCGGCGCGTGGTGGAGCGCGCTGCGCAGCGCACCGGTGACACCGATCTGAGCCCCCACGCCCTGCGCCACAGTGCGGCAACGCACATGCTCGAAGGCGGGGCGGACCTGCGTGTGGTGCAGGAGTTGCTGGGGCACTCGTCGCTGCAGACGACGCAGATCTACACGCACGTTTCCGCGCAGCGGCTCAAGAACGTGTACGACCAGGCGCACCCGCGGGCGTGACACGCTGACCGGTGACGGGTTTGAGCCGGATCGGCGGGGCGTCGAGCAAGCTCAGCGGGTTGATATAGGAGTCTTTGCCGGTGCGCGCACCCCAATGGAGGCCCGCATGGTCTGCCATGGGGTGGGCCATTCTTCCGATCGGTTGGCCTTCGTGGACATGGTCGCCTACCTTCACGGTGGCGTGGACAGGCTGATAGGTGGTGCGGATTCCGTCGGGGTGGTCGATGGAGACCGTCGGTACGCCGACGACAAGACCGGTGAAAGCGACCACTCCCTCTCCGGCAGCGAGGATGTCTTGGCCGGTGCGGGCAGCTAGGTCGACGCCGCGGTGGCCGGGCAGCCAGTTCTTCTCGGGTATGTCGGCGCTGCGGGTGACGCCAGTGGCGTGCGGGGTACCTGTTGTCGGGTCGACATAGGCGGCGGCCGGGGTGGCAGCGGCGATGCCCGTCACAAGCGTCATGAGCATCACAAGCGCGGCTAACGGGGGTGAAGCGGTGCGGGTGTTCATGGGGTTCAGTGTGGCGGGGATGGTGGGAGGATGCGTCGCTAAGCGAAATGCCCTGTGGAAAACCCGGAGTTGTCCACAACCCCGATTCGTCCGCGTGCCGTGAATTGGCGCATACGCTGGAACGATGTAGACTCCACTACTAGCAGTGTGCCCTACGGGGTGTGCTGACTACGCGCGATGAAAATGCCTGGTAAGACCCTTGCGTCAAGGGCCTTGCGCAACACAGGTGCTATTACCCGCAACGGTCCCACGAACATGAGCACACGGGCGGTTCCCTGCCCGGTGAAAATTTTTGAGGGCGTGGGTGTGGCTCGTCGCTAGGGTGCGGGCAAAACCCGCACAACAGACAAGTAACCGAACACGATTCACTCCCAAGGAGACATTCCCATGGCAGTCGTAACCATGCGTGAACTCCTCGACGCCGGTGTGCACTTCGGCCACCAGACGCGTCGTTGGAACCCGAAGATGCGTCGTTTCATCTTCACCGACCGCAACGGCATCTACATCATCGACCTGCAGCAGACGCTGACCTACATCGACGAGGCATACGAGTTTGTCAAGGAGACCGTCGCACACGGCGGCACCATCCTCTTCGTCGGCACCAAGAAGCAGGCTCAGGAGCCTGTCCAGGAAGAAGCTGACCGCGTGGGCATGCCGTACGTCAACCACCGCTGGCTCGGTGGCATGCTGACCAACTTCCAGACCGTGTCCAAGCGCCTCGCCCGCATGAAGGAGCTGCAGGCCATGGACGCTGCCGAGGACGGTTACGCTGGCCGCGGCAAGAAGGAAATCCTCATGCTCAACCGCGAGCGCACCAAGCTCGAGCGCGTGCTGGGCGGCATTTCCGACATGACCAAGACCCCGTCCGCACTGTGGATCGTGGACACCAACAAGGAGCACATCGCTGTCGCCGAGGCAGAGAAGCTGCGCATCCCTGTTGTCGCCATCCTGGACACCAACTGCGACCCGGACACCGTCGACTACCCGATCCCGGGCAACGACGACGCGATCCGCTCCGTCAAGCTGCTCACCCACATCGTGGGCGAGGCTGTTGTTGCTGGTAAGCAGCAGCGCGAGGAGCGCCAGCTGGCAAAGGCTCGCGAGGCTGCTGGTGACGCTCCGGCAGCTGGCACCACCCAGGACGCCGGCATCGCCGAGGTTCAGGCTGAGGCTCCGGCAAACGCTTCTGGCGAGAACGTTGCTGAGGCTGTCGCAGACGTGGAGGCCACCGAGACCGGTGCGCCGCAGGGCACTCCGGCAACCCCGGCCGCTCAGGAGGCAGACGCTGCTTCCGCTCCGGCGCAGGAGGCTGCAGCTGAGGCTGTGGAGAACGTCGACAACCCGAACAACGACGTCGACCCGGTCTAAAACACGTGACATCGCGAATGTGACCCCCGCGCCCGCAGTGCGCCCTGTGAGCATAAAACGCCACGAAGGGTGCGGGACGCGGGGGTTTGTCGTGGTGTAAGACAGCTCCGGCAAACTCCGCGCGAGTCCACTACGCTGTCTAACGAACTACATAAAGAACGAAGATCCAATAACGAGGAGGCTCGCCCCACTATGGCGAACTACACCGCTGCAGACGTGAAGAAGCTGCGCGAAACCACCGGTTCCGGCATGCTCGACTGCAAGAAGGCCCTGGAAGAGGCCGGCGGAGACTTTGACAAGGCCGTTGAGATCCTGCGCGTCAAGGGCGCAAAGGACGTGGGCAAGCGCGCTGAGCGCAACGCCCTGGAGGGCTTGGTCGCCGTCTCCGGCAATACCATCGTTGAGATCAACTCTGAGACCGACTTCGTTGCCAAGAACGAGGAGTTCAAGCAGACCGCCGACCAGATTGCCCAGGCCGCGGCCGCTGTGAAGGCGAACACCCCGGAGGAGCTGGCCAACGCTGACGTCAACGGTCAGCCGGCTACCGAGGTGCTGCAGAACCTGTCCGCGAAGATCGGCGAGAAGCTGGAGCTGCGCCGCGCCGCCACCATCGAGGGCGACAACGTGGAGGTCTACCTGCACCAGAAGGCTGCCGACCTGCCGCCGGCAGTGGGCGTGCTCGTCGCCTACACCGGTGACAGCGCTGAGGCTGCTCACCAGGTTGCTCTGCAGATCGCCGCTATGAAGGCCCGCTACCTGGACAAGGACTCCGTCCCGGCTGATGTCGTGGAGAAGGAGCGCGCGGTCCAGGAGGAGATCACCCGCAACGAGGGCAAGCCGGAAGCTGCCATCGAGAAGATCGTCGAAGGCCGCTTGGGTGGCTTCTTCAAGGATGTTGCTTTGCTCGAGCAGCCGTCCCTGGCTGACTCCAAGAAGACTGTCCGTCAGTTCGCTGAGGAGTCCGGCATCACTGTGACTGACTTCATCCGTTTCGAGGTTGGCCAGCAGTAAGCTCACGCTTTCCGCGGACCCCGGTATCGTCGCTTGTCGACGGCACCGGGGTCTTGCTTTTGCAGCCTCCAGTGCGAGTAGACTGGGTCGGCGGAATAGCCCGCCCCCTGTCGAACCCCGTCGAAGGAGCTTTCGGTGACCGACCCGATCAACGAAGATCACGTCCAGTCTCGCCGCGGATACAACCGCGTCATGCTCAAGCTGGGAGGTGAGATGTTCGGCGGCGGCAAGGTCGGCATCGACCCGGATGTGGTGGAGAACGTGGCCCGCCAGATCGCCGATATTGCTCAGAGCGGCACCGAGGTGGCGGTGGTCATCGGTGGCGGTAACTTCTTCCGCGGTGCGGAATTGCAGCAGCGCGGCATGGACCGCGCCCGCTCCGACTACATGGGCATGCTGGGCACGGTGATGAACTGCTTGGCGCTGCAGGACTTCTTGCAGCAGCTGGGCGTGGACTGCCGTGTGCAGACAGCCATTAACATGGCGCAGATCGCGGAGCCGTACCTGCCGCTGCGCGCATCCCGCCACCTGGAGAAGGGTCGCGTGGTCATCTTCGGCGCTGGCATGGGTATGCCGTACTTCTCCACCGACACGACTGCTGCTCAGCGCGCCCTCGAGATCGGGTGTGAGGTACTCCTCATGGCTAAGGCTGTCGACGGCGTGTACTCCGACGACCCGCGCACCAACCCGGACGCGGAACTCTACACCGAGATCACCCCGCGCGAGGCGATCGAGAAGGGTCTCAAGGTCGCCGACGCCACCGCGTTCAGCCTGTGCATGGACAACAACATGCCCATCTTGGTGTTCAACCTCCTCAAAGAGGGCAATATTGCGCGTGCTGTCGCCGGTGAGCGCATCGGCACCCTCGTCCAGTAGGCGGCCCGGTAATTGCTAGTTGGAGCCGCCCTCGGTGTCGGGTCAGTTGTTCCTGCCCAGACTGCGGTGAACGCCCGGCTGCGTAGCAGCATCGGCGCACCGATCCCGGCATCGCTCATTTCCTTCTTCGTCGCGCTGTGCTGCGCCGCGGCGGTAGCCCTGGCCATTTCCGGGCCGAACGTCGATTTTGCGGCGGCTGCCGCGCAGCCGTGGTGGGTGTGGATCGGCGGCGCTATGGGCGTGGTTTTCCTCACCGGCAGCGTGGTTTTGTTCCCCATGCTGGGCGCGGTGGAAACGATCATCATCCCGATCCTGGGGCAAGTGATCATGGCCCTGGTCATCGACCACTTCGGGCTGTATAACTCTCCCCAGAACGAGGCGACGTTCTGGCGCGTGCTCGGGGCGTTCGTCGTGGTGGCTGGCATTGTGACTGTTCATGTCCTGGGCACTCCCGGTTCGCAGCCGGGGCTCGGGGAGGGACGCGCTGACGCCGGTGCCGCCTGGGGATGGCGCGCCTTCGGAGTGCTCATGGGCATGTGCTCGGCTACGCAGACCGCCGTCAACGGCCACCTGGGCACTGTGCTGGGCAGTTCATTGCAGGCCGGCACGATCAGCTTGTTCGTCGGTGTTGTCCTGCTGCTTTTGCTCAGCATGCTCGAACCGACCTCCCGCAAAGCCCTGCTCACCGGGATTGAGCCCGGGCCGTGGTGGATGTGGCTCGGGGGTGTCTTCGGCGCGATCTTCGTCGTGGGCATGGCCACGCTCGCACCCATCTTGGGCACCGGAACGACGGTCATTGCTCAGCTGGCCGGCGCGATTATTTGCGGCCAGGTCATTGAGGCGCTCGGGTTGTTCGGCTCGGCCCGCACGCGCATCAACGGTGCGCGTATCGGGGGGCTTGTCCTCGTCTTCGCCGGCGTGGCGATGGTCAGACTCCTCTAGCCGCCTTCCATTCCTGCCACACGTCTTCGACTTCTGCGGCGAGCGCGAGCACCTCGCTGTCGCTGGCAGTAATACCGCCGATGTGGATGGGCCCGACAGCAATCGCCGGCCCGCCAGTGAGGTTGAAAAGAGAGCACCACGGCGACCACGCAGTCTGCGCGGCGAAGCTCTCCGCTGGGCTCATCGCGGAAAAGTGACCCACCGGCGGGGGATCTGTAGCGACGGTCGGGGTGAGCAGCACATCCACACCCCACTCACGCTGCAATGCCTGCGACAATCCGGCAATATGGCGCTGACCCTCCGCGAGCTGCGCGGCAGTCACGGCGATACCTTGCTCCTTCAACCAGGAAATGTAGGCACTGTCCAGCGGGTCCACCTTCACGAACGCCTGCTGGATACGGCGGGTGAAGTGCGTAAACGTCTCTGCGGCCGCCTGATACGGGTGGAGCTTAACGACGTCGCAGCTGCCCCCGAGCACCTCCGCCGCCTGCTCAACGACTGCTATTCGGTCGGGGCTGACCACCGATTCAGTGGAGAAGAGGGGAGTGGTGAGGAGGCCGACGCGCAGGCGTCGATAAGCATTGGGCGCGTTGTGCAAGAACTGCTGGTCCGCGACTGTCGCTGTGATGAAGCCGTCGGTGGACACGGTCTTGCTGGTACCCGCGGGCTTGAAACCGACAACCTCGCATGCGGCGGCCGGAACGCGCAAAGAGCCGCCCGCGTCGCTGCCGTGCGCCGCGCGGTGCAGGCCCTCGGCGA from Corynebacterium genitalium ATCC 33030 harbors:
- a CDS encoding YifB family Mg chelatase-like AAA ATPase gives rise to the protein MALASTYSATVEGVTAHSVTVEANVGPGLPGMHIVGLGDKAVGESRDRIRTAVANSGLPWPRTKIMVSLSPANLPKAGSQFDLPIALAVLASMDPVIERRLKGCLVVGELGLSGQLRRVDGILQIILDALHSVPLRTIEHIVIPAGNAQEAALVGHPSVRIAQSLTEAWQWLAGERELPGLEKVDHVVRSVPVADFRDVVGQEQERRAFEIAAAGAHHILMIGAPGSGKSMLAERLPSILPELSSQQVVEATAIHSISGESSGEVIGQAPFVAPHPSLSKAALIGGGSGIPRPGAVSHAHHGVLFLDEVSEIPADTLDGLRVPLEKGEVRLTRARREVVYPANFQLVMAANPCRCGVDVPEKCTCRPMERVNYLRNVSGPLRDRVDISLRTSSVGAVVGRADNEPSEAIAQRVLAARDRAKHRWEKAGVRAATNSRVAGATLRRHFPADDAGMAVIEGALANGDITQRGVDRILRLSWTIADLAGAERPSLEHVFDALELRASKERGVLV
- a CDS encoding DNA-processing protein DprA, whose translation is MSASKLESWAYLNRVVEGPNRHLLAHLNAGRDADEIAHGIRTRASWLGELGPATESRYTWDRPAEDLEEAAQHGYSLITPEHPEWPADEIAASFGSALSKQERGLGPAADEEPLPPEGYPPHSLWARGNTNLAQLFAQSVGIVGTRAASAYGHHATADLCTGLARHRYTIVSGGALGIDTVAHETALNNQALTVVVAACGPGQIYPKRNGKLFDRIAAEGGAIVTEYPPGMTPDRHRFLTRNRLVAALTQGSIVVEAAFRSGALNTLKWVKTYNRVPLAVPGPILGPGSLGTNLAIRNDRADMVLSADDAHQQLGAIGSTDADGQLEIDFEADAIQKLSRNELRVYDSLPVAGAGGIDAEAVAQASGFTIALAVHLLMDLHKKGLVVRKGKMWERSES
- a CDS encoding LysE family translocator; amino-acid sequence: MLSLAALFGFGLAVAPLVVTPGASFTLVSARGLAGDRRGARAVIAGTALGILTHGLFAGVGLAAVVMRSAEAYQILRLVGAVYLVALGSLLVVRAARGQGSSTAVVRPPAKNAAKEIGRAYLANVLNVKAATVYLTLAPQFVPVQSVGVGSMVTLAFVHVLVMAAWLGLWSTGLVAMSARFNIATWKRRIDLAGGAVLVFLGVRSARP
- a CDS encoding tyrosine recombinase XerC, with product MAQLEEAIDDFADHALLVKGRSEATVKGYRSDLRTLAEVAPTFDDFTLIALRGWLADAMRQGLARSTMARRTAAARSFSTWAYERGYLDSDVAARLVTPQINRHLPDVVTSSRAGELVEAEINPDSDGPEAARDRAMLELMYATGMRVAELTGLDVDDVDTKQGLARVTGKGNKQRVVPFGERATAAIEEWKTRRTELVSDKSGHALFLGSRGGRIDQRQVRRVVERAAQRTGDTDLSPHALRHSAATHMLEGGADLRVVQELLGHSSLQTTQIYTHVSAQRLKNVYDQAHPRA
- a CDS encoding M23 family metallopeptidase, giving the protein MNTRTASPPLAALVMLMTLVTGIAAATPAAAYVDPTTGTPHATGVTRSADIPEKNWLPGHRGVDLAARTGQDILAAGEGVVAFTGLVVGVPTVSIDHPDGIRTTYQPVHATVKVGDHVHEGQPIGRMAHPMADHAGLHWGARTGKDSYINPLSLLDAPPIRLKPVTGQRVTPAGAPGRTRS
- the rpsB gene encoding 30S ribosomal protein S2; protein product: MAVVTMRELLDAGVHFGHQTRRWNPKMRRFIFTDRNGIYIIDLQQTLTYIDEAYEFVKETVAHGGTILFVGTKKQAQEPVQEEADRVGMPYVNHRWLGGMLTNFQTVSKRLARMKELQAMDAAEDGYAGRGKKEILMLNRERTKLERVLGGISDMTKTPSALWIVDTNKEHIAVAEAEKLRIPVVAILDTNCDPDTVDYPIPGNDDAIRSVKLLTHIVGEAVVAGKQQREERQLAKAREAAGDAPAAGTTQDAGIAEVQAEAPANASGENVAEAVADVEATETGAPQGTPATPAAQEADAASAPAQEAAAEAVENVDNPNNDVDPV
- the tsf gene encoding translation elongation factor Ts, translating into MANYTAADVKKLRETTGSGMLDCKKALEEAGGDFDKAVEILRVKGAKDVGKRAERNALEGLVAVSGNTIVEINSETDFVAKNEEFKQTADQIAQAAAAVKANTPEELANADVNGQPATEVLQNLSAKIGEKLELRRAATIEGDNVEVYLHQKAADLPPAVGVLVAYTGDSAEAAHQVALQIAAMKARYLDKDSVPADVVEKERAVQEEITRNEGKPEAAIEKIVEGRLGGFFKDVALLEQPSLADSKKTVRQFAEESGITVTDFIRFEVGQQ
- the pyrH gene encoding UMP kinase; translation: MLKLGGEMFGGGKVGIDPDVVENVARQIADIAQSGTEVAVVIGGGNFFRGAELQQRGMDRARSDYMGMLGTVMNCLALQDFLQQLGVDCRVQTAINMAQIAEPYLPLRASRHLEKGRVVIFGAGMGMPYFSTDTTAAQRALEIGCEVLLMAKAVDGVYSDDPRTNPDAELYTEITPREAIEKGLKVADATAFSLCMDNNMPILVFNLLKEGNIARAVAGERIGTLVQ
- a CDS encoding DMT family transporter; translation: MLVGAALGVGSVVPAQTAVNARLRSSIGAPIPASLISFFVALCCAAAVALAISGPNVDFAAAAAQPWWVWIGGAMGVVFLTGSVVLFPMLGAVETIIIPILGQVIMALVIDHFGLYNSPQNEATFWRVLGAFVVVAGIVTVHVLGTPGSQPGLGEGRADAGAAWGWRAFGVLMGMCSATQTAVNGHLGTVLGSSLQAGTISLFVGVVLLLLLSMLEPTSRKALLTGIEPGPWWMWLGGVFGAIFVVGMATLAPILGTGTTVIAQLAGAIICGQVIEALGLFGSARTRINGARIGGLVLVFAGVAMVRLL
- a CDS encoding amidase family protein, with product MHPAFAYLAPDPQPVTTGRLSGWVIPAKDLSDVAGMPTTGGNPQRTYVAGTTSPFLAALQREGATINGKTATSELGATIYAERPDVPVLTSPAYPGATPGGSSTGAAVVVAEGLHRAAHGSDAGGSLRVPAAACEVVGFKPAGTSKTVSTDGFITATVADQQFLHNAPNAYRRLRVGLLTTPLFSTESVVSPDRIAVVEQAAEVLGGSCDVVKLHPYQAAAETFTHFTRRIQQAFVKVDPLDSAYISWLKEQGIAVTAAQLAEGQRHIAGLSQALQREWGVDVLLTPTVATDPPPVGHFSAMSPAESFAAQTAWSPWCSLFNLTGGPAIAVGPIHIGGITASDSEVLALAAEVEDVWQEWKAARGV